In Dromaius novaehollandiae isolate bDroNov1 chromosome 16, bDroNov1.hap1, whole genome shotgun sequence, one genomic interval encodes:
- the KCNG1 gene encoding potassium voltage-gated channel subfamily G member 1: MTLLPGENSDYDYSALSCASDTSFNHTFFPETETLKGVFYQRARLIHPEEDLLKGIHSDDRKHHIIINVGGIKYLLPWTTLDEFPLTRLGQLKFCNNFDDILNICDDYDVTCNEFFFDRNPGAFRTILTFLRVGKLRLLREMCALSFQEELLYWGIEEDNLDWCCKRRYLQKMEELTEINEREDDLLENETPGETVEETKFGLCMKKLQDMVERPQSGLPGKVFACLSVLFVTITAVNLSISTMPDLREEEERGECSQMCYNIFIVESVCVAWFSLEFLLRFIQAKSKFAFLRRPLTLIDIIAILPYYITLLVDTTSVGYKKPSSGSIYLDKVGLVLRILRALRILYVMRLARHSLGLQTLGLTARRCTREFGLLLLFLCVAIALFAPLLYVIENEMADSQEFTSIPACYWWAVITMTTVGYGDMVPRSIPGQVVALSSILSGILLMAFPVTSIFHTFSRSYIELKQEQERIMYRRAQFLLKTKSQISNASQGSDILFPSISSETRDNE, from the exons ATGACTCTTCTACCGGGAGAAAATTCCGATTATGACTATAGTGCCCTGAGCTGTGCTTCAGATACTTCCTTCAACCACACGTTCTTTCCAGAAACAGAAACCCTTAAGGGAGTCTTTTACCAAAGAGCCAGACTAATTCACCCTGAAGAGGATCTCCTGAAAGGCATTCACTCGGATGATCGGAAGCATCATATTATAATAAATGTAGGGGGCATTAAGTATTTGCTCCCATGGACCACGCTTGATGAATTCCCATTGACACGTCTGGGCCAACTGAAATTCTGTAACAATTTTGATGACATTCTAAACATCTGTGATGATTATGATGTGACATGTAATGAATTCTTTTTCGACCGCAACCCAGGAGCATTCAGGACAATCCTGACCTTTTTGCGCGTTGGAAAACTTCGGCTCTTGCGTGAGATGTGTGCACTGTCCTTCCAGGAGGAGCTGCTCTACTGGGGAATTGAGGAAGACAACTTGGACTGGTGTTGTAAAAGGAGATACCTGCAAAAAATGGAGGAGcttacagaaataaatgaaagggAGGATGATCTCCTAGAAAATGAAACTCCAGGTGAAACAGTGGAGGAGACAAAATTTGGCCTGTGCATGAAAAAGTTGCAAGACATGGTGGAAAGGCCCCAGTCTGGCCTCCCTGGGAAAGTGTttgcttgtttgtctgttttatttGTAACTATTACAGCAGTGAACTTGTCCATCAGCACCATGCCTGACctaagggaggaggaggaaagg GGTGAGTGTTCCCAGATGTGCTACAATATTTTCATTGTGGAGTCCGTCTGCGTGGCGTGGTTTTCGCTGGAGTTCCTGCTAAGGTTCATCCAGGCAAAGAGCAAGTTTGCCTTTTTGAGGCGGCCCTTAACCCTGATAGACATAATAGCCATTCTGCCGTATTACATCACTTTGCTAGTAGACACCACTTCAGTGGGCTACAAAAAGCCGAGCTCTGGGAGCATCTACCTGGACAAAGTAGGTCTGGTCCTGCGGATACTCCGTGCCTTGAGGATTCTTTACGTCATGCGGCTGGCCCGGCACTCCCTGGGCCTGCAGACGCTGGGGCTCACGGCTCGCAGGTGCACCCGCGAGTTCggcctcctgctgctcttcctctgcgTGGCCATTGCACTGTTTGCACCGCTGCTGTACGTCATTGAGAATGAGATGGCGGACTCGCAGGAGTTCACCAGCATCCCTGCGTGCTACTGGTGGGCCGTCATCACCATGACCACAGTAGGCTACGGCGACATGGTTCCCAGGAGCATTCCCGGCCAGGTGGTGGCACTAAGCAGCATCCTGAGCGGCATCCTCCTCATGGCATTCCCAGTCACTTCCATCTTCCACACATTTTCACGCTCCTACATTGAGCTAAAGCAAGAACAGGAAAGAATAATGTACAGGAGAGCACaattcttattaaaaacaaagtcGCAGATAAGCAATGCATCCCAGGGGAGTGATATTTTATTCCCCAGCATCTCTTCTGAGACTAGGGACAATGAATGA